The following proteins come from a genomic window of Archocentrus centrarchus isolate MPI-CPG fArcCen1 chromosome 3, fArcCen1, whole genome shotgun sequence:
- the LOC115777525 gene encoding ephrin-B2a-like: MGSSARSCGAVFLLAVICSCRAITLESILWSSSNAKFTPGQGLILYPQIGDKMDIVCPRADASSGGKEEFYRVFLVSRSQLESCTIDQTDTPLLNCDKPNRDVKFTFKFQEFSPNLWGLEFLKGKDYYITSTSTGSLQGLDSTNGGVCRTKSMKLVLRVGQNSSDPPSTLQESPTRFPPTRPKTKAKAEDTSTNEEDIKSKADVGSETGLFMWVVSGCAVLLVIIIILLAVLWRHHHRRCVPDRQQSASVSLNTLAVPKRDSISSDNNGSDRSDVVFPLRASDSMMCRHFERVSSDYGPPVYIVQEIMPQSPTNIYYKV, translated from the exons ATGGGGAGCAGTGCACGGAGCTGCGGTGCCGTGTTCCTGCTGGCCGTCATTTGCTCCTGTCGTGCCATCACTCTGGAGTCTATCCTCTGGAGCAGCTCCAATGCCAA GTTTACTCCAGGTCAGGGTCTCATCCTGTATCCTCAGATAGGGGACAAGATGGACATTGTGTGCCCCAGGGCAGATGCTTCCTCCGGGGGAAAGGAGGAGTTCTACAGGGTCTTCCTGGTCTCCCGAAGTCAGCTGGAGAGCTGCACCATAGACCAGACTGACACTCCTCTGCTGAACTGTGACAAACCTAACCGGGATGTAAAGTTCACGTTCAAGTTTCAGGAGTTCAGCCCCAACCTGTGGGGTTTGGAGTTCCTCAAGGGGAAGGACTATTATATAACCT CCACGTCCACGGGCTCCCTGCAGGGTCTGGATAGCACTAATGGAGGGGTGTGCAGGACCAAATCCATGAAGCTGGTGCTGAGAGTCGGCCAGA ACTCTTCAGATCCACCTTCAACGCTTCAGGAGTCCCCTACCAGATTCCCACCTACACGACCCAAGACCAAGGCCAAGGCTGAGGACACCTCCACGAACGAAGAGGATATAAAAAGTAAAGCTG ATGTGGGCTCAGAGACAGGACTTTTCATGTGGGTTGTCTCTGGCTGTGCGGTCCTCCTTGTGATCATCATAATTCTGCTGGCTGTGTTGTGGAGGCATCATCACCGTCGCTGCGTCCCAGATAGGCAGCAGTCCGCCTCCGTGTCCCTCAACACTTTGGCCGTGCCGAAACGGGACAGCATCAGCAGTGACAACAACGGCTCGGACCGCAGCGATGTTGTGTTTCCTCTACGGGCTTCTGACAGCATGATGTGTCGTCACTTTGAACGCGTGAGCAGTGACTATGGGCCCCCTGTGTACATAGTTCAGGAGATAATGCCCCAGAGTCCCACCAACATCTACTACAAAGTCTAA